The uncultured Paludibaculum sp. sequence TGAACCAGGCTCGGAAACCTGGCCTGTGGACGGGTGGAAAAACCGCTCCGGCACCAATGCCTGGGGCTTTATCACCATCGATGTCCCACGCGGTATCGTCTATGTCCCACTCGGATCGCCTACCTCGGACTTCTACGGAGCCGACCGCCACGGCAACGGCCTATATGGAAACTCTCTGGTCGCGCTCGACGCCGCCACCGGCAAACTGAAGTGGTATCAGCAGTTAGTCCATCACGATCTATGGGACTTCGACCCCGCCGCTCCGCCCATTCTCTTCGACGCTCGCGTCACCGGCAAAGTCGTGCCCGCCGTGGCCCAAGTCACCAAGATGGGCCTGCTCTTTGCCTTCGACCGCGTCACCGGCAAGCCACTCTATGGCATGGAGGAACGCCCCGTCCCTCAAACGACGGTCCCTGGTGAGAAGACGTCCCCGACTCAACCCTTTCCGCTGAAGCCGCCGCCGCTCTCGCGAATCGAATTCGCGAAGAACGAGATTTATAGTCGAACGCCCGAGCACGCCGGCTTCTGTCGCGATCTCTTCGAGCGCAACCAGATGCGTCCGGTGCCGCTATATACCCCGTTCGAACTCGACAAAAATGTCCTGATGTTCCCCAGTACCTTGGGCGGAGGATCCTGGGGCGGAGCCTCGGCCAATCCCACCCTCGGCTACCTGTACGTCAATGTGAACAACCTGGGTCAATGGGGCCACATGGAGCGCAAGGGCGACACCTACATCCGGACTTCGGAATACGGACCCTACGCCCGTTTCTGGAACCGGGATACCCGCATTCCCTGCACCAATCCCCCGTTCGGTGAACTCGTTGCCATCGATACACATACAGGTGACATCGCCTGGCGCGCGCCGCTCGGCACCGTCCCGGCGCTCGAAGCCTTGGGCGTCCACAATACCGGGGCCCCAAACCTGGGAGGCAGCATCGCCACTGCCGGGGGCTTGGTCTTTATCGCCGCCACAAATGACAGCCGCTTCCGGGCCTTCGATGCGAAATCCGGCAAGCTCCTTTGGGAACAGCCGATTGACGCCAACGGCCACACGATTCCAATCACTTACCTGGGCAAGGATGGCAAACAGTACGTCACCATCATGGCCGGAGGCGGGGGAGGATTCTTTGGCGGCAGCCCGGCCGACAGTGTCATGACATTTGCTTTGGGCAAATCACCGGCCCCAGCGATCCTGGAATCCAAGGTCCAGCCGCAGGTGCGCAAGACACCGGTTGTCCTACCTGATGGACCCGGCAAAGCGATGATTCAAAAGACCTGCGGAGGGCCTTGCCACACATTGGATACGGTCTTCGGAATGCGCAGAACCCGCGCTGGCTGGGCGGCCATGGTCGACAACATGATTGCTCGAGGCGCAAACGCAAAAGAGGCCGAAGCAAGGGCGATCGTCGACTATCTCGCCACCCACTTCGGCCTCTGAACCAATTGTTAGTAGCGGTAGTGGTCGGCCTTGTAGGGCCCTTCCACCGGCACGCCGAGGTACTCGGCCTGCTTCTCGCTCAGCACCGTCAGCTTCACGCCGATCTTCTCCAGGTGCAGGCGGGCCACTTCTTCGTCGAGGTACTTCGGCAGAACGTAGACGCCGACCTTGTACTCGTCCTTCTTCTTCCACAGGTCGAGCTGGGCAAGTGTCTGATTCGAAAAGCTGTTGGACATGACGAAGCTGGGGTGGCCGGTCGCGCAGCCCAGGTTCACCAGGCGGCCTTCGGCCAACATGAAGATCGCGTGGCCGTCGGGGAAGGTGTACTGGTCGACCTGCGGCTTGATGTTCAGCTTCACGACACCCGGGGCGTTGTTCAGCCGATCAATCTGGATCTCGTTGTCGAAGTGGCCGATGTTGCAAACAATGGCCTGATCCTTCATCTTCGCCATGTGTTCCAGCGTGATGATGTCGCAGTTTCCGGTGGTGGTGACGTAGATGTCGCCACGGCCCAGCGTGTCTTCCACTGTGGTCACTTCGTAGCCTTCCATCGCGGCCTGCAGCGCGTTGATGGGATCAATTTCGGTCACGATCACGCGGGCGCCGAAGCCGCGCAGAGAGTGCGCCGAACCCTTGCCTACGTCGCCGTAGCCGCAAACCACAGCCACTTTGCCGGCAACCATGACGTCGGTCGCGCGCTTGATGCCGTCGGAGAGCGACTCGCGGCAACCATAGAGGTTGTCGAACTTCGACTTCGTCACGGAGTCGTTGACGTTGATGGCCGGAACCAGCAACTTGCCGTCCTGCTGCATCTTATAGAGCCGGTGGACGCCGGTGGTCGTCTCTTCCGAAACGCCCTTCCATTCCTTCACCAGTGCCCGCCAGCAGGTGGGGTTCTCAGCGTTGACCTTTTTGAGCAGATTCTTGATGACGTCTTCTTCGTGGCTGCCGGAGGGGGTGTTCACCCAGTCGGAGCCGTTCTCGAGCTCATAACCCTTGTGGATCAGGAGGGTTACGTCACCACCGTCGTCGACGACCAGCTGCGGGCCCAGGCCGCCGGGGTGCAGCACGGCTTTCAGCGTGCAGTCCCAGTACTCCTCCAAACTCTCGCCTTTCCAGGCATATACGGGCACACCGGCAGCGGCGATCGCTGCGGCGGCATGATCCTGCGTGGAGAAGATGTTGCAGGAGGCCCAGCGGACGCTGGCACCGAGGTCGACGAGGGTCTCGATGAGCACCGCCGTCTGGATGGTCATGTGCAGCGAACCGGTCACGCGCACGCCGGCTAAAGGCTTCTGCGCCGCATACTTGCGGCGAATGGACATGAGGCCGGGCATCTCCGATTCGGCAATGGTGATCTCTTTGCGGCCCCAGTCGGCCAGGGACATGTCGGCGACTTTGTAGTCGGTCGTGGCAGGTGTAATGGTGGTGCTCATCGACTCTCCTAGAATTTTTATATCGTCATATCGCGATACGTTGATATGATATGTGACATCGCACTATGCCGTCAATGCTGAACACGTTCCGATTGCTGTCCGATCCGGGCCGGGTCCGGCTGGTTCTCCTGCTCGCGCAGGAGGAACTAACCGTGGCCGAATTGCAGGAAATCCTTTCTACCGGCCAGAGTACGATTTCCAGCCAACTCTCCCAACTGCGCCAGGCCGGACTGGTGGAGGATCGGCGGATCGGTAAAAGTGTGATGTATCGTTTGACGGAGCCGCGCTCCGACAGCGGCCGGAGATTGTTGGAAGTCCTTCAGGATGGCGCAGTTGAAGTCGCCGAAGCGGAGCGGGACACGGAAGCGCTCAACCTGGCTTTGAACAAACGGCGCGACCGCATGCGGGCCTACTTCGATGAACTGGCCGGCAAGTTCGGCAAACACTACGTCCCGGGGCGGTCGTGGAAGGGGCTCGCCGAGACATTACTGAAACTGATGCCGCCGATGGTGATCGCCGACTTGGGTGCCGGCGAGGGCACTTTTTCCCAATTACTAGCCCAGCGCGCGGAGCGCGTGATTGCGGTCGACAACTCCGAGAAAATGGTCGAATTTGGCGCCGATCTCGCCGCGAAGAATCGCATCGGAAACCTCGAGTACCGGCGCGGTGACATGGAGAAGCTGCCCATCGATGACGCCTCGGTCGACCTCGCCTTCTTCAGCCAATCGCTCCACCATGCTCAGCACCCTGACCGGGCCGTCAAGGAAGCGTTCCGGATTCTGCGCCCCGGCGGGCGGATTGCCGTCCTCGATCTCATGAAGCATCATTTTGAGGAGGCGCGGGAACTGTATGCCGACCTCTGGTTGGGTTTCGCCGAAGTGGACCTGGTGGGCTTCCTCAAGAAGGCAGGCTTCGAGGCCATCGAGTCGACGGTCGTACACAAAGAAGAACAGGCTCCCTATTTCGAGACGCTGTTAGTGGTGGGCAACAAGCACCGCTAGTTCGCAGGTTCCTTGAGTTTGATGAGGCGATCGACTTCCTTAGCTGTGTGACGGGTAACCTGGCCGTTGGGCCAGCGGATCGTTAGCACCGCCTGCGTGGCTGCGCCGAGGCCGAAGTTCAGACGGAGATCGTTATGCGATGTGAAGCTCGACTGGGACAGGACAGCCTGGGTCTGTTTGCGATCTCCGTATTCCACGGTGACCTGGGCGCCGATCGCCGCACGGTTTGAGACAGTCCCCTCCAGCTGCACCTTCAACCAGTGATTGCTGGATTTCAGGTCGTTGCGATAGAGTGCCGGCGTTTCGTTACGATTCCACACGACTACATCCAGGTCGCCGTCGTTGTCGAAGTCGCCGAAGGCGGCTCCGCGGGACGAGTGCATCTCGTCCATGGCCGGGCCGGCCTGGGCGGAAAACAACTGCTCGAAGCGGCCGCCACCAAGGTTGCGAAAGAGCAGGGGCGGCATGCGCGAGGGGTAGGCGGGCAGATCGCGTTCGGTATCGGGGTAGACGTTGCCAGTGACCAGAAACAGGTCGGGCAGTCCGTCGTTGTCGAGGTCGGGCATTCCGGCGCCCCAGGCGATAAAACGGGTTTCCACGCCAATTCCGGACGATTGTGTAACGTCCTTGTACTGTCCTTTGCCCAGACCTTCATAAAGGATATGAGTGTCGTCGGCGAAGTGGGTCTTGAAGATGTCCAGGACTCCATCGGTGTTGAAGTCGCCGATGACGAGCCCCATGCCTGCCTGTTCCATGCCGTCATCGTTGAGAGCGATGCCTCGTTCGATGCCTTCTTCTGAGAACGTCCCGTCGTGGCTGTTGCGGAAAAAGAGCGAGGGGGTCGAGTCGCAGGCAAGGTAGATGTCGGGCCAACCGTCCCCGTCGAGGTCGGTTGAAATGGCTGTCAACCCAAAGGACGAACGGGCGCTGCCGACCCCGGAGCGCTTGCTCACATCTTCGAACGTTCCATCGGGTTTCTGGTGGTAGAGAAACTGGCGACCGGTCTTGAGGCCGCGCGGTCCGCACGGCGTGAGGACGCCTTTCCAGTTGCAGGAGGCGCTCTGACCGGGTTTGGGGATCTTGGGCAGATCGAAGTCTATATAGGTCGCGACGAAAAGGTCGAGGCGGCCGTCACGATCGTAGTCGAGCCAGGTGGCTCCGGAGTACCAATAAGGGTAGGCGGCCTCGGCGATCAATCCGACCTTGCGCGCAAGGTCGGTGAAGGTGCCGTCGTGATTGTTGCGATAGAGGGCGTTCTCACCCCAGTAGGTGACGAACAGATCGAGATAGCCGTCGTTGTCGTAGTCGGCGACGGCGACACCTTGGCCCCAACCGGCGCGGCTCACCCCGGACTTCTCTGTGACGTCCGTGAACGTGCCGTCCTTGTTGTTGTGGTACAGATGATTGCCGGAATCGGGCGGCGGGGTCCCGAAACGAGTCCCCCCGGCGAAGAAGATGTCCGGGTAGCCGTCATTGTCGTAGTCGAAGAAAGCGACGCCGCCGGAGGAGGTCTCGGAGACGTACTGCACATCGCGTTCGGCGCCATATATAAGGACGTGGTTCAAGCCAGCCTTGGCAGCGACATTGACGAGGGAGGAAGGCCAGGGCTTGCCGGAGAGTTTGGGCCGGGGCTGCGGCTTGATGCCGCGCGAGGCCATGCCTTGAGGCAGCAGCGGCACGGCGGAGAGAAGGAAGACGGCGGCCAGAAGTCTCATTTTTCGCGGGGGGTGGGCTCTTGCTGCATGAGCGAGTCGGACTCCACTCGCTGGCGGGATTTCTCAATCACCTCGGCCTTGAGGCGGCGGACCTCGTCAAATTCCTTCTTGGCCTCAGCCTGGCGACCAAGGGCTTGGTAGGTGCGGCCCAGCAGCAAGCGGATGGCTTCCTGGTCGGGCAGCATGCGGCGCGCCTCTTCGAGATACTTCAGAGCGAGGGGGTAGTGCTTGGCGTTGAGTTCGATGCGGCCCAACTGGTAGAGGGGATCGGGATAGTTGGCGCGCAAGGAGACGGCTTTTTTGAGCATAGTGATGCCCTCGGGCGTGCGGCCATTGCGATCGTACAAAACACCCAACTGGTAGGTCGATTCCGAATCGGAGGGACTGATCTTCAGCGCTCGTTCGAACAGGTTGATGGCTTCGTCGTCTTTGCGCGCCAGCAGGTTCAGACGCCCCAGCGCCGCCAGAGCGGGCGCCATATTCGGATTGGCGGCAACCACGGACTCAAACAAGGCGCGGGCTTCGTCGTACCGGCCCCGGCGGTATTCGATGAGGCCTTCAATAAGTTTGGCCTGGGTGGGATCGCCTTCCGAGCGGGCGAGGAGTTCGGCGGCGCGGTCGGCATTGCCGGCGCGCACTTGTGCGTAGGCCAGGGCATAGAGGATGCTGCGGTCCTTATCGTTCTCTTTGTACGAAGTTTCGAGTTCGGCAAGCGCAGCCGTCAGCTCGCCAGTTTCGACGAGACAGAGTCCGAGTAGCTGATGGGCACGTGCTTCTCGAGGGTAGGAACGCAGGAAGATGCGCAGGTGGTCAGCGGCTTTCGAGTATTGCTGGAGCCGGCCCAGGGAGACGGCGATGTTGAAGTGGACGGGGACCAAGGAGGGATTGGCCTTCAGGGCCTTCTCGTAGAGGGCAACGGCGTCGGCAAATTGCTCACGGCGGGCGTGGACGGCGGCCAGGTTGGAGAGAGCCTCAGCGGAGTTGGGATTGGTCTTGAGGAACTCGCGGAAGAGCTGTTCGGCGCGCGCCAGATCACCGGCCTGAAATGCCTGCCGGCCGCTGTCCAGCAGTTGTTGCGGGACAGCGGCCAGCAAGAGTGTGAACCATACACTGAGCATTAGCTCGCCCAGTATAGCCTCGAAGAGGCGGGAAGTTCCAATTGGTTGGCGGAGTTCATGCAGTAAGTAGCCATCAGCTTTCGGCGGTCAGCTGTCAACTCGGGGATTGCCGGGCTGATCGCTGACCGCGGATCACTGACTGCTCTTCTAGAAGTAGAACTTCGCGGCGAGCTGGATGCGGCGGGGATCTAGGGTTCCGGTGACGGCACCGAAGCCGAAGCGGCCGCCCGTGCCACCAAGAGCCGTAGGCAAGTTGATGAGCTTGCCGGCGGAATTGAAGGTGGCGCTCCTGTTGTAGTCGTTAAACTCCGGATGGTTCGGTGCATTGAACATCTCGCAGCGGAGTTGGAGGCGCATGGACTCATGGATGGGGATGTTCTTGAAGATTGAGACATCCCAGTTGGTCCAGGTAGGCTGCCGGACGGGGTAACGGGAGGAGTCGAAGCCTTGACTACCCTTGATTGTGGGCAAGGCGAGGACAGACCCGTCGATGTACTGGTTGAGGCTCTTGGGATAGGACGGCGAGGCGGTGTAAACGACTCGAGGTCCAACATCAGTAGAACCGGTGTAGCGTTCGTTCAGGTTACCGACACCATCAATGGAGAAGGTGATGTTGTTGGGAGCGCCAGTCTGCATGGTGGTGATGCCGGAAATCTGCCATTCGTTGGTGAAGAACTTGCCGACCTTGGCGAAGCCGCTGGTGCCTTTGATGAACTTGGGCAGATTGTACACATAGTTCAACACCAGCACGTGCGTACGGTCATTGTTGAGGGGGGCATAGTCCGCCGTCCGGAAGTTGAACGGAGTGATGGTCGTATAGTCGTCGTTGGTGGTGCCCATGGCCTTCGACCACGTGTAGGCGACACCAAAGGTGAAGTCGTTGCCGAGGCGGCGATTGGCCGACATCTGCATCGCGTGGTAGTTGGAGTTCGCGCCAAAACCGTAGGCGATTGCATTGCCGTAGCCCTGATAGCCCCGGTAGAAGTTCGGCGCATTGGTAGTGGTGCCGTCATAGAGCGGCGTCTTCAGCGGGTCCTGGTTTTGAGGTGCCCAAGCTGAGCCCAGCGGGAGGGCGTTCTGGTTCAACCGATAGAGCAGGTGGTTGGACGACGACCCGACGTAGGCGATATCGAACAGGATGTTGTAAGGAAGTTCCCGTTGGATGGTGAAGTTCCAGTTGTAGGTGGTGGGAATGTTGCCGGACTTATCGAAGCCATTCACGTTGCCGGGGAAGAAGATGCCGGCCGAAGCGGCGGGAATGGAAGCCAGGTTTCCGTAGTAGAACTTAGGCGTGGCGATGGAGGGCGGGTTGACCAGCATGTCGAAGATGGGATTACCCTGGAGGCGGTCGTAGAAGACACCGCCGCCGGCGCGAAGCACCGTCTTGTTCATGAGCCGATAGGCGAGGCCTACGCGCGGGGCGTATTGCAGGCCGCGGCCGTCGAGCAGGCCCTTCGGATAGTTCTGACCGGCCAAGCCCATGCCGTTGGCATAGACACCGTTCACGAAGCCCTTTCCAGTATTCACGAGTGACCCGATGAGGGCAGCAGGTCCCGTCTCGCCGGTGATGGGATTGACGGAGATCCTGGCCCCGCTGCTGTTGAGTGCGGCTGTGCGCAGCACGCCCGCGGCAGTAGGATCCCAGAGGTTCCGGTTCCAGGACGACGTCTGAAGCGCATCGTCGTACTGGGGCTGAATGTAGTAGAAGCGGATGCCGTATTCCAGGGTCAACTTCGAATTTACCTTCCAGTTGTCCTGGACATACCACTCGACGTTCAAGGAGCGGTATTGGCCATTCAGCACCTTGTTGGACTGCTGCAAATTGTTGTAATTGCCCAACAGCGCATTGGACCAGGACCAGTTCGTGTCACCAGGGTTGTTCACGTCCCGGTTGAAGTTGATGTAGCCGTTGACGGAGTTGGTGGACGTCTGATCCTTGGCGCTCTTATTGATATAGATGCCAGTCTTGATGGTGTGTGATCCCCACACTTTGGCGACGCTGTCCGTGATGTCGTAGGTGTGGTTGTAGTTCGAGAACGGAGTACCGGTGAAGTTGATACTCGGCGAATTCGGAACGTCCCACTGCCAGTTCTGAACGAGGTTCAGGGTGTCGGCGGTGGGATACGGCATCTTGTAGGACAGGTTGAGCTTCCCGCGGTCGAACGCGTTGTCCAACGGGAAGATGTGCAGGACGTTCTTGGACGAGCCGAAGAGAAACTCGTTGGTGAGCGTTGGATTGATGATGGTGGTGACGTTCGAAACGAACGACCAGCCTGGCGCGCCGAAGCTCATGGGGCCGAAGGGGATGTTGTACTGCGCGTTCCACTGGCCGTAGGCCATGCTGGTTTCGTCTTTGTTGTTGATGTAGCGCGCATAGACCTTCCACTTGTCGCTGATGTTATAGTCGCCGCGATAGATGTCTTCGCGACGCGGATACTTGTTGGAGGCTTGCGACTGGTAGTTGAAAGAGTTGTCGACACCCAACGCGTTGGGCGACGGATAGAAGTTGAGGATTTTGACGCCGTCGGCATTCAGGCGGCTGGCCGGAATCTGGTTGTTGGGGAACTGGGTACCGCCGTTGGCGGGATCCTTGATCACAAGCGCAGCGCCGCCAGCGTCGTGTGATTGGGAGAAGTCGCCCTGGCGCTCGAGAGCCGTCGGGACGGTGACATTGGAGAGATTGTTCGGAACCAACTGGTTCTGCCACTCAATGCCAACAAAGAAGAAGAACTTTTCTTTGTCCTTGTTGAATTTGCCGGGGATGTAGGCGGGGCCGCCGATGTTGAAGCCAGCAAAGTTGTAGCGGTAGAAAGGCCGGGCGCGGTTGTCGATATTGTTGCGCCAGGTGTTGGCGTTCAAGCCCTCATGGCGGTGGAAGCCGTAGCCCGTGCCATGGAACTGTTGCGTGCCGCTCTTGGTGACGACCTGGATCTGCGCGCCGGAAGCGCGACCGAACTCGGCGCCTTGCGAGTTCGTGACGATCTTCATGTCGGCAATCATGTCCATGTTGGTCGACGCCAGTGTGCCGCCGTTGGACCCGGTATCCATGTTGGTGACGCCATCGAGCGTGAAGTTATTCTGGTTGTTGCGATTGCCATTCGCGGCGATGGCACCCACACCGGAACCGGTGTAGACAACGCCGGGGATGGTCTTGGCGAGATCGAAGAGGTTGCGGCTGGTGAGGGCCAAGTCAACCACCTGCTTGTTGGTGAGAACGCCGGAGCGTTCCGCGCTGGTGGCCTGGACTTGAGCCGCGTCGCCTTCGACTGTGACGGTTTCAGTTAGTGCGCCGACGCTGAGCGTGAGATCGCCGAGACTGAGACGATCGCTCGCGTACAGGACGACGCCTTTTTGTTCGAACTTCTTGAACCCGGGAGCCTCAATACCGAGGTCATAGGTTCCAGGTTGAGCGTTCGTAAAAACGAACGTGCCTTCGTTGTTGGTACTGACTTCGCGAGTTGTACCTTGTTGAGTGCTGATAATGGTGACTTTTGCTCCGGCTACAGCCGCCTGCTGAGCATCTTTCACGTTACCGCTGATCGTACCGGTAATCTGCTGCGCCCACCCAGTCAGACAAAGGAAGGGAAGAAGCGTGAGGATTGGTACGAACCGACCACGGATGACTACTCGGGAGAGCATCATACGTTGTGACCCCCTGTGGACTTAATCTACTTGCCGTACACCAAGCGACTGAGCCTGGCATACCTGGCTGGGGCTGATACTAACGTAATACTAGTAACGTGTCAATGAATCGTTTTATGTTCCTGCTCAGAATGTAACTTGCGAGCACCTCAACGGGGCCAGGTACCACTTTAGAGGTATCAGGGGGTCACCCCTTCTGGTAACTGATTCATTGCAGGCGACTTAGAGAGGGTACCCCGGAAAGAGAGAGGCATAAATAGGGCAAATAGAAGGAGAGCAGCCGGGCGCTTATTCTGTTTCATTTGTTGTTGTTCACGTGAACAAAGTGAACCGAACGTATTGGTATGGATTAGCTGTCGCGACAGGTATCTCCTGTCGCGGTGCGAACGGGGCCGAGCTACTCGTATTTGAGGGCGGCGACGGGATCGACGCGCGAGGCGCGGCGGGCCGGAAGGAAGCCGGCCGCGAGCACAGTCAGGGCCAGGATCGCGGCAGCAGCGGCGAGAGCGACGGGGTCGGTCGCCTTCACTTGGTAAAGACTGGCTTCGATAAGGCGAGCCGAGAGGAGAGATAAGGCGACGCCGGCGACGATGCCTGCACAGGCGAGCAGCGCGGCCTGTCGCAAGACCAGCCAGACGACGTCGGCGGGCCGAGCTCCCAAGGCGACACGAACACCGATCTCGGCGGTACGGCGGGCGGCCGCGTGGGCAATGATGCCATAGATCCCGATGCAGGCCAGCAATAGGGCCACGACACCGAACGCGGTGCAGGCCCTGGCGAGGACGCGCTGCAGAGCGAAGCGGTCGTCGATTTGCTCGGTTTGCGTACGGATTT is a genomic window containing:
- a CDS encoding carboxypeptidase regulatory-like domain-containing protein, giving the protein MMLSRVVIRGRFVPILTLLPFLCLTGWAQQITGTISGNVKDAQQAAVAGAKVTIISTQQGTTREVSTNNEGTFVFTNAQPGTYDLGIEAPGFKKFEQKGVVLYASDRLSLGDLTLSVGALTETVTVEGDAAQVQATSAERSGVLTNKQVVDLALTSRNLFDLAKTIPGVVYTGSGVGAIAANGNRNNQNNFTLDGVTNMDTGSNGGTLASTNMDMIADMKIVTNSQGAEFGRASGAQIQVVTKSGTQQFHGTGYGFHRHEGLNANTWRNNIDNRARPFYRYNFAGFNIGGPAYIPGKFNKDKEKFFFFVGIEWQNQLVPNNLSNVTVPTALERQGDFSQSHDAGGAALVIKDPANGGTQFPNNQIPASRLNADGVKILNFYPSPNALGVDNSFNYQSQASNKYPRREDIYRGDYNISDKWKVYARYINNKDETSMAYGQWNAQYNIPFGPMSFGAPGWSFVSNVTTIINPTLTNEFLFGSSKNVLHIFPLDNAFDRGKLNLSYKMPYPTADTLNLVQNWQWDVPNSPSINFTGTPFSNYNHTYDITDSVAKVWGSHTIKTGIYINKSAKDQTSTNSVNGYINFNRDVNNPGDTNWSWSNALLGNYNNLQQSNKVLNGQYRSLNVEWYVQDNWKVNSKLTLEYGIRFYYIQPQYDDALQTSSWNRNLWDPTAAGVLRTAALNSSGARISVNPITGETGPAALIGSLVNTGKGFVNGVYANGMGLAGQNYPKGLLDGRGLQYAPRVGLAYRLMNKTVLRAGGGVFYDRLQGNPIFDMLVNPPSIATPKFYYGNLASIPAASAGIFFPGNVNGFDKSGNIPTTYNWNFTIQRELPYNILFDIAYVGSSSNHLLYRLNQNALPLGSAWAPQNQDPLKTPLYDGTTTNAPNFYRGYQGYGNAIAYGFGANSNYHAMQMSANRRLGNDFTFGVAYTWSKAMGTTNDDYTTITPFNFRTADYAPLNNDRTHVLVLNYVYNLPKFIKGTSGFAKVGKFFTNEWQISGITTMQTGAPNNITFSIDGVGNLNERYTGSTDVGPRVVYTASPSYPKSLNQYIDGSVLALPTIKGSQGFDSSRYPVRQPTWTNWDVSIFKNIPIHESMRLQLRCEMFNAPNHPEFNDYNRSATFNSAGKLINLPTALGGTGGRFGFGAVTGTLDPRRIQLAAKFYF
- a CDS encoding CRTAC1 family protein, whose product is MRLLAAVFLLSAVPLLPQGMASRGIKPQPRPKLSGKPWPSSLVNVAAKAGLNHVLIYGAERDVQYVSETSSGGVAFFDYDNDGYPDIFFAGGTRFGTPPPDSGNHLYHNNKDGTFTDVTEKSGVSRAGWGQGVAVADYDNDGYLDLFVTYWGENALYRNNHDGTFTDLARKVGLIAEAAYPYWYSGATWLDYDRDGRLDLFVATYIDFDLPKIPKPGQSASCNWKGVLTPCGPRGLKTGRQFLYHQKPDGTFEDVSKRSGVGSARSSFGLTAISTDLDGDGWPDIYLACDSTPSLFFRNSHDGTFSEEGIERGIALNDDGMEQAGMGLVIGDFNTDGVLDIFKTHFADDTHILYEGLGKGQYKDVTQSSGIGVETRFIAWGAGMPDLDNDGLPDLFLVTGNVYPDTERDLPAYPSRMPPLLFRNLGGGRFEQLFSAQAGPAMDEMHSSRGAAFGDFDNDGDLDVVVWNRNETPALYRNDLKSSNHWLKVQLEGTVSNRAAIGAQVTVEYGDRKQTQAVLSQSSFTSHNDLRLNFGLGAATQAVLTIRWPNGQVTRHTAKEVDRLIKLKEPAN
- a CDS encoding tetratricopeptide repeat protein — its product is MLSVWFTLLLAAVPQQLLDSGRQAFQAGDLARAEQLFREFLKTNPNSAEALSNLAAVHARREQFADAVALYEKALKANPSLVPVHFNIAVSLGRLQQYSKAADHLRIFLRSYPREARAHQLLGLCLVETGELTAALAELETSYKENDKDRSILYALAYAQVRAGNADRAAELLARSEGDPTQAKLIEGLIEYRRGRYDEARALFESVVAANPNMAPALAALGRLNLLARKDDEAINLFERALKISPSDSESTYQLGVLYDRNGRTPEGITMLKKAVSLRANYPDPLYQLGRIELNAKHYPLALKYLEEARRMLPDQEAIRLLLGRTYQALGRQAEAKKEFDEVRRLKAEVIEKSRQRVESDSLMQQEPTPREK
- a CDS encoding metalloregulator ArsR/SmtB family transcription factor, with the protein product MPSMLNTFRLLSDPGRVRLVLLLAQEELTVAELQEILSTGQSTISSQLSQLRQAGLVEDRRIGKSVMYRLTEPRSDSGRRLLEVLQDGAVEVAEAERDTEALNLALNKRRDRMRAYFDELAGKFGKHYVPGRSWKGLAETLLKLMPPMVIADLGAGEGTFSQLLAQRAERVIAVDNSEKMVEFGADLAAKNRIGNLEYRRGDMEKLPIDDASVDLAFFSQSLHHAQHPDRAVKEAFRILRPGGRIAVLDLMKHHFEEARELYADLWLGFAEVDLVGFLKKAGFEAIESTVVHKEEQAPYFETLLVVGNKHR
- the ahcY gene encoding adenosylhomocysteinase codes for the protein MSTTITPATTDYKVADMSLADWGRKEITIAESEMPGLMSIRRKYAAQKPLAGVRVTGSLHMTIQTAVLIETLVDLGASVRWASCNIFSTQDHAAAAIAAAGVPVYAWKGESLEEYWDCTLKAVLHPGGLGPQLVVDDGGDVTLLIHKGYELENGSDWVNTPSGSHEEDVIKNLLKKVNAENPTCWRALVKEWKGVSEETTTGVHRLYKMQQDGKLLVPAINVNDSVTKSKFDNLYGCRESLSDGIKRATDVMVAGKVAVVCGYGDVGKGSAHSLRGFGARVIVTEIDPINALQAAMEGYEVTTVEDTLGRGDIYVTTTGNCDIITLEHMAKMKDQAIVCNIGHFDNEIQIDRLNNAPGVVKLNIKPQVDQYTFPDGHAIFMLAEGRLVNLGCATGHPSFVMSNSFSNQTLAQLDLWKKKDEYKVGVYVLPKYLDEEVARLHLEKIGVKLTVLSEKQAEYLGVPVEGPYKADHYRY
- a CDS encoding pyrroloquinoline quinone-dependent dehydrogenase, encoding MNSRRLLLLGACASSLLAQTDWPVYGHDPGASRFSPLNQINVDNVNRLQHTWTFHTGKPGSEGIPVVVGGVMYVTATNGVFALEPETGRQLWHYEAAQVALRGLAYWPGAKNTHPRVFVGVKGGMIALDARTGRPAPGFANEGLLDLRQGVLGDLPDAKISLQSPPSIYRDIVITGSANGEGSPSQGAYGDIRGWDARTGKLVWSFHTVPRPGEPGSETWPVDGWKNRSGTNAWGFITIDVPRGIVYVPLGSPTSDFYGADRHGNGLYGNSLVALDAATGKLKWYQQLVHHDLWDFDPAAPPILFDARVTGKVVPAVAQVTKMGLLFAFDRVTGKPLYGMEERPVPQTTVPGEKTSPTQPFPLKPPPLSRIEFAKNEIYSRTPEHAGFCRDLFERNQMRPVPLYTPFELDKNVLMFPSTLGGGSWGGASANPTLGYLYVNVNNLGQWGHMERKGDTYIRTSEYGPYARFWNRDTRIPCTNPPFGELVAIDTHTGDIAWRAPLGTVPALEALGVHNTGAPNLGGSIATAGGLVFIAATNDSRFRAFDAKSGKLLWEQPIDANGHTIPITYLGKDGKQYVTIMAGGGGGFFGGSPADSVMTFALGKSPAPAILESKVQPQVRKTPVVLPDGPGKAMIQKTCGGPCHTLDTVFGMRRTRAGWAAMVDNMIARGANAKEAEARAIVDYLATHFGL